From Streptomyces sp. CMB-StM0423, a single genomic window includes:
- the trpS gene encoding tryptophan--tRNA ligase, with amino-acid sequence MAAPTHRPRVLSGIQPTAGSFHLGNYLGAVRQWVALQETHDAFYMVVDLHAITVPQDPKELRASTRLAAAQLLAAGLDPERCTLFVQSQVPEHAQLGWVMNCLTGFGEASRMTQFKDKAAKQGTAHTTVGLFTYPILQIADILLYQADAVPVGEDQRQHIELTRDLAERFNTRFGRTFTVPAPYILKETARIYDLQDPTVKMSKSASSPKGLLNLLDEPKSSAKKIKSAVTDTATEIRYDPEAKPGVSNLLTIYSTLTGATVAELEQKYTGKGYGALKTDLAEVVTEWVTPFRSRTQEYLDDPETLDSLLAKGAEKARAVAAETLAEAYDKVGFLPAKH; translated from the coding sequence CCCCGCGTGCTCTCCGGCATCCAGCCCACCGCCGGCTCGTTCCACCTCGGCAACTACCTCGGCGCCGTCCGCCAGTGGGTGGCCCTGCAGGAGACGCACGACGCGTTCTACATGGTGGTGGACCTGCACGCGATCACGGTCCCCCAGGACCCCAAGGAGCTGCGCGCCAGCACGCGCCTGGCCGCCGCGCAGCTCCTCGCCGCCGGTCTCGACCCCGAGCGCTGCACGCTGTTCGTGCAGAGCCAGGTGCCCGAGCACGCGCAGCTCGGCTGGGTGATGAACTGCCTCACCGGCTTCGGCGAGGCGTCCCGCATGACGCAGTTCAAGGACAAGGCCGCCAAGCAGGGCACGGCCCACACGACCGTCGGCCTCTTCACGTACCCGATCCTGCAGATCGCCGACATCCTGCTCTACCAGGCCGACGCCGTCCCGGTGGGCGAGGACCAGCGCCAGCACATCGAGCTGACCCGCGACCTCGCCGAGCGCTTCAACACCCGCTTCGGCCGGACGTTCACCGTCCCGGCGCCGTACATCCTCAAGGAGACGGCCCGGATCTACGACCTCCAGGACCCGACGGTGAAGATGAGCAAGTCCGCGTCCTCGCCCAAGGGCCTGCTCAACCTCCTCGACGAGCCGAAGTCCTCCGCGAAGAAGATCAAGAGCGCGGTGACGGACACGGCCACCGAGATCCGCTACGACCCGGAGGCCAAGCCCGGCGTCAGCAATCTCCTCACCATCTACTCGACGCTCACCGGTGCCACCGTCGCCGAACTGGAGCAGAAGTACACGGGCAAGGGCTACGGTGCGCTCAAGACCGACCTCGCCGAGGTGGTGACCGAGTGGGTGACGCCCTTCCGTTCCCGTACGCAGGAGTATCTGGACGACCCGGAGACCCTGGACTCGCTGCTGGCCAAGGGCGCGGAGAAGGCGCGTGCGGTCGCGGCGGAGACACTTGCCGAGGCATATGACAAGGTGGGCTTCCTGCCCGCCAAGCACTGA
- a CDS encoding 2'-5' RNA ligase family protein produces MGTVTVGVSIAVPEPYGSLLQQRRISFGDTAAHGIPTHITLLPPTAADAGALPHIERHLAQIADCGVPFPMRLSGTDTFRPLTPVVFVQVVEGAAACSWLQKMVRDASGPLARELQFPYHPHVTIAHDIDEAAMDRAAAELADFEAAWSVAGFSLYEQDAEGVWRLEREFRFGGDSALEVPAQTRSEPAPSPG; encoded by the coding sequence GTGGGGACCGTGACGGTCGGTGTATCGATCGCCGTCCCGGAGCCGTACGGCAGCCTGCTGCAGCAGCGCCGGATCAGCTTCGGCGACACCGCGGCCCACGGCATTCCCACGCACATCACGCTGCTGCCGCCGACCGCCGCCGACGCCGGGGCGCTGCCGCACATCGAACGGCACCTGGCCCAGATCGCCGACTGCGGGGTGCCCTTCCCGATGCGGCTGAGCGGTACGGACACGTTCCGGCCGCTGACGCCGGTGGTCTTCGTGCAGGTGGTGGAGGGCGCGGCGGCCTGCTCCTGGCTGCAGAAGATGGTCCGGGACGCCTCCGGGCCGCTGGCCAGGGAGCTGCAGTTCCCGTACCACCCGCATGTGACGATCGCCCACGACATAGACGAGGCGGCGATGGACCGGGCGGCGGCGGAGCTGGCGGACTTCGAGGCCGCGTGGTCGGTGGCCGGGTTCTCGCTGTACGAGCAGGACGCGGAGGGCGTGTGGCGGCTGGAGCGGGAGTTCCGCTTCGGCGGTGACTCGGCGCTGGAGGTGCCGGCGCAGACCCGCTCGGAGCCGGCCCCGTCGCCGGGCTGA
- a CDS encoding D-alanyl-D-alanine carboxypeptidase family protein, with product MTIRGAALAAAATLLSLGGVAPAAAQDDKPRPPDQMSNVGGTLLGQPGTHVDLGTGAPELPKKLTGRAWVVADAESGAVLAAHNAHWKLPPASTLKMLFADTLLPLFNKEEKHKVAAEELEDMGAGSSLVGIKEDLTYTVRELWLGVFLRSGNDAVHVLSAMNGGVDATVQAMNDRARELGAEDTNVVSPDGYDAKGQTSSAYDLTLFARAGMQNPDFRAYAATPRAKFPGGKKGKKREYFEIQNTNRLLTGDVDVDVYQGIAGIKNGNTTNAGATFTGVAERDGRVLLVTVMHPDEDESNAVYKEAGKLLDWGFRAAPAVQPVGELVPPEGMRNEDGAGKDTGQETGKDGGGTQGSGDGASASDGARPTAADGEEEGGVGTALAITIGSVALLAIVAYVIHRRWPLPDLVGRGRPGGAIEQEAGHEVDPDDERDGNAEGAVDAPSGDAAEVAAEKKLE from the coding sequence GTGACTATCCGCGGCGCCGCGCTCGCCGCCGCCGCCACGCTCCTGTCGCTCGGGGGCGTCGCGCCCGCGGCGGCCCAGGACGACAAGCCGCGGCCGCCCGACCAGATGTCGAACGTCGGGGGCACCCTCCTCGGCCAGCCCGGCACCCACGTCGATCTCGGCACCGGCGCCCCCGAGCTGCCGAAGAAGCTCACCGGCAGGGCCTGGGTCGTCGCCGACGCGGAGAGCGGCGCGGTTCTCGCCGCGCACAACGCGCACTGGAAGCTGCCCCCGGCCAGCACGCTGAAGATGCTCTTCGCCGACACCCTGCTCCCCCTGTTCAACAAGGAGGAGAAGCACAAGGTCGCCGCCGAGGAGCTGGAGGACATGGGCGCGGGCAGCAGCCTCGTCGGCATAAAAGAGGACCTCACCTACACCGTCCGCGAGCTGTGGCTCGGGGTCTTCCTGCGGTCCGGCAACGATGCCGTGCACGTGCTGTCGGCCATGAACGGCGGCGTCGACGCCACCGTGCAGGCCATGAACGACCGGGCGCGCGAGCTGGGCGCCGAGGACACGAACGTGGTCAGCCCCGACGGGTACGACGCGAAGGGGCAGACGTCCAGCGCGTACGACCTGACGCTCTTCGCCCGCGCCGGCATGCAGAACCCGGACTTCCGCGCGTACGCCGCCACCCCCCGGGCGAAGTTCCCGGGCGGGAAGAAGGGCAAGAAGCGCGAGTACTTCGAGATCCAGAACACCAACCGGCTGCTGACCGGGGACGTCGACGTGGACGTCTACCAGGGCATCGCCGGCATCAAGAACGGCAACACCACCAACGCGGGTGCCACCTTCACCGGCGTCGCCGAGCGCGACGGCCGGGTGCTGCTCGTCACCGTCATGCACCCCGACGAGGACGAGTCGAACGCCGTCTACAAGGAGGCCGGCAAGCTGCTGGACTGGGGCTTCAGGGCGGCGCCCGCCGTGCAGCCGGTCGGCGAGCTGGTCCCGCCCGAGGGCATGCGGAACGAGGACGGCGCCGGCAAGGACACCGGCCAGGAGACCGGCAAGGACGGCGGCGGCACCCAGGGCTCCGGCGACGGGGCGTCCGCGTCCGACGGCGCCAGGCCCACCGCCGCGGACGGCGAGGAGGAGGGCGGCGTCGGCACGGCGCTCGCCATCACGATCGGCTCAGTCGCGCTGCTCGCGATCGTCGCCTACGTCATCCACCGCCGCTGGCCGCTCCCCGACCTCGTCGGGCGTGGCCGTCCAGGCGGCGCAATAGAGCAGGAGGCGGGCCATGAAGTTGATCCAGATGACGAGCGCGACGGGAACGCCGAAGGCGCCGTAGACGCTCCGTCCGGCGACGCCGCTGAAGTAGCCGCTGAGAAGAAGCTTGAGTAG